atcctaaatatcaatttaaaaatgatactatgctaatttaatctaattaagtattttttaaataaaaaagaatcaataaaaaaatgtaaaattaaataatttaattaattataatttatatgaaaaattaatctaaaaattattatcttgttaacttaatctaattaaatattaattcttaCTTTTTAAACGAGATCTTATTAAGTTTGTAACAAATGAATAACATTTAATGTTATGAGTCAAACAATAATTTGTCACGGTAtcataatttattgtttttagtttttttctaaaattatttattaaagttcaGGTATTTATGTTCGTCGTTCCTAAgagtaatttttattgtttaggTTTTTCTGTTTTACAGCTATTATTCTTTCTGCTAGGGATTATTTGAGATCCCTCCACCGACTCCATTCCTTATTAACAAAAGTGAGTCTAGAGCTTATGgttctattttctttctagaGAGAGTGAATCTCATGTTCTTAGACCTAAAACAGGCCAGCAGACAATGGTTTGAGAAACTGTCCAGTTTCCTTATATCAGCAGATTATGTCCAGTCCAAATCTGACCACTCCTTATTTGTTAAGAAGACTTCCACCAATTTTACTGCTTTActtgtatatgttgatgacattgtatTAGCAGGGAATTCCATGAGTGAGATCACTCATATAAAGGCTCTCCTACATCAccaatttcaaataaaagatcttggagaactcaaatattttctaggTTTTGAAGTTGCTAGATCTAAGAAAGAGATACATCTTTATCAAAGGAAGTATGCCCTGGATATTCTAGAAGAAACTGGAATGTTGGGAAGCAAACCTAGTTCTACACCTTTTCTAAGTAACAACAATTTCTTGTACAAAACAGAGAACTATATGGATGATCCTAGCGTCTACCGTAGATTAATAGGGAAGCTCTTCTATCTCACTAATACTAGACCAGATTTATGCTTTACTATTAATCTCTTAAGTCATTTTATGCAAGAGCCCACTAACTTTCACTATTAGGCTTTGCAGCATGATCTCAGGTATATCAAGTCAAGTCCCTCTGAAGGACTTTTCTTTCCAGCTAATTCAAGCATTCAAATAAAGGGTTTCAGTGACTCCAACTGGGCCACTTGTCCTAATACACGAAGGTCCACTACTGGGTACTGTGTTTTTCTAGGAACATCTCTTGTTTCATGGAGGTC
This genomic stretch from Vigna radiata var. radiata cultivar VC1973A chromosome 7, Vradiata_ver6, whole genome shotgun sequence harbors:
- the LOC106766129 gene encoding uncharacterized protein LOC106766129 translates to MFLDLKQASRQWFEKLSSFLISADYVQSKSDHSLFVKKTSTNFTALLVYVDDIVLAGNSMSEITHIKALLHHQFQIKDLGELKYFLGFEVARSKKEIHLYQRKYALDILEETGMLGSKPSSTPFLSNNNFLYKTENYMDDPSALQHDLRYIKSSPSEGLFFPANSSIQIKGFSDSNWATCPNTRRSTTGYCVFLGTSLVSWRSKKQSTVSRSSTEAEYRPLAATVQPDAGVVLYCDNNSERHIAYNQSFHERTKHIELDCHVVCEKIQAYAFCLFDRRNSSPMSSPSSIIAHVSNLSSPSLDNLAKYSSIEVEDEEGMLDGPTSEGAAALTGLAMCVSMSSSSSSSEGASSL